The following proteins are co-located in the Oryzias melastigma strain HK-1 linkage group LG8, ASM292280v2, whole genome shotgun sequence genome:
- the hs3st3b1a gene encoding heparan sulfate glucosamine 3-O-sulfotransferase 3B1a, producing the protein MEYSPILHNLYVVPSSHVRNKLFVICVMLSLWVYMIYCCVGYCSTVPNLAYANRREGDADADNNRGSSAGASRDLLNDLDSRGDEWEDIRGETKALDDNAMSGFFNETESKKLPQAIIIGVKKGGTRALLEFLRLHPDVRAVGAEPHFFDRNYDKGLEWYRDLMPKSSEGQLTMEKTPSYYVTREVPARIYCMSKDTKLIVVVRDPVTRAISDYTQTRSKKPDIPSFESLTFKNMSAGLIDTTWSAVQIGMYAKHLERWLQFFPAEQLLFVSGERLITDPAGEMARVQDFLGLRRVITEKYFHFNPAKGFPCLKRPEGNSKPHCLGKTKGRTHPNIDPEVVQRLRDFYKPFNRKFYKMTGYDFGWDSEE; encoded by the exons ATGGAATATAGTccgattttacacaatttatatGTTGTGCCATCATCCCACGTAAGGAACAAACTCTTTGTCATCTGCGTCATGCTGTCCCTTTGGGTCTATATGATCTATTGCTGCGTCGGCTACTGCTCCACGGTGCCAAACCTGGCGTACGCGAACAGGCGCGAGGGCGACGCAGACGCAGACAATAACCGGGGCTCCTCCGCGGGAGCGTCCAGGGACTTACTGAATGACTTGGACAGCAGAGGAGACGAGTGGGAGGACATCAGAGGCGAGACCAAGGCGCTGGATGATAATGCCATGTCAGGTTTCTTCAATGAGACGGAGAGTAAAAAGTTGCCGCAGGCGATCATCATCGGGGTGAAGAAGGGGGGGACCCGCGCGCTGCTGGAGTTCCTGCGGCTGCACCCGGACGTGCGGGCGGTGGGAGCGGAGCCGCACTTCTTCGACCGCAACTACGACAAGGGGCTGGAGTGGTACAG GGATCTGATGCCTAAATCCTCCGAGGGCCAGCTTACCATGGAGAAGACGCCGAGCTACTACGTCACGAGGGAGGTCCCCGCGCGAATCTACTGCATGTCCAAAGACACCAAGCTGATTGTAGTCGTCCGGGATCCCGTCACACGGGCCATCTCCGACTACACTCAGACCCGCTCCAAGAAGCCGGACATCCCATCTTTTGAGAGCCTCACTTTTAAGAACATGTCAGCGGGTCTGATCGACACCACGTGGAGCGCCGTTCAGATCGGCATGTACGCCAAGCACCTGGAGCGCTGGCTCCAGTTCTTCCCTGCggagcagctgctgtttgtcAGTGGAGAGCGCCTCATTACCGACCCCGCAGGTGAGATGGCTCGCGTCCAGGACTTTCTCGGACTCAGGAGGGTCATCACAGAGAAATATTTCCACTTTAACCCAGCGAAAGGCTTTCCCTGCCTGAAGAGGCCTGAGGGGAACAGCAAGCCACACTGTCTGGGCAAAACCAAAGGCAGGACTCATCCTAATATCGACCCAGAGGTGGTGCAGAGGCTAAGGGACTTTTATAAACCGTTTAATAGAAAATTTTACAAGATGACTGGTTATGACTTCGGCTGGGACTCAGAGGAATAA